Proteins from a single region of Drosophila biarmipes strain raj3 chromosome 3R, RU_DBia_V1.1, whole genome shotgun sequence:
- the LOC108026670 gene encoding uncharacterized protein LOC108026670, protein MCSNSISTLIYLCFCTISVYSQNNLLKICHEFTKSTARSPYFKYIDNDYAMSKELFCLKTNNQMRMCDMNGRRFPDSVECKTTRHKNRHCPDELFEIRSHGNKPLCLKVSTKVQAYNEEFCYGSNTIIPTDLTSKEIFTVTEFLQNKKINQYWLPIKRNNAFMAFEVRLPGKSWRRVLHNNLIQFKNKSDEHCLKHVLNKPSMNNSNNIIVAEPCNTLLDAVCTFKSDVLSSNGCPNGFGALTYRPSVCYGIDWKKSNHEEVHLKEYLQNQNLLTQIFAKYVTEKKQNDFFKIDYFSDTFGDEYSILMNPFGILKIVEKGMEWLPALSKQNIDPTNAIEMLLKMDEKTNSLLLVALNRKYLWVNKKKLSWHKMFYIYRIRYFKKSKGGPRLGKQRAKLLNFSS, encoded by the exons CTGTGCTTCTGTACTATTTCTGTTTATAGTCAAAATAATTTG ctAAAAATATGTCATGAGTTTACCAAATCAACTGCACGCTCGCCATATTTTAAGTATATTGACAATGATTATGCAATGTCTAAAGAATTATTTTGTCTTAAAACCAATAACCAAATGCGTATGTGCGATATGAATGGACGTAGGTTCCCAGATTCAGTAGAATGCAAAACGACAAGACATAAAAATAGGCACTGTCCAGATGAACTGTTTGAAATCCGATCGCATGGCAATAAACCGCTTTGCCTGAAAGTTTCAACTAAAGTTCAGGCTTACAATGAAGAATTTTGCTATGGGTCAAATACAATTATTCCAACAGATTTAACAAGTAAAGAAATTTTCACAGTAACTGAGTTTTtgcaaaataagaaaataaatcagTACTGGCTGCCAATAAAGCGAAATAATGCATTTATGGCATTTGAAGTCCGTTTGCCGGGAAAGTCGTGGAGAAGGGTATtacataataatttaatacagtttaaaaacaaatctgATGAACACTGTTTAAAGCACGTTTTAAATAAACCAAGTATGAACAACTCTAATAATATAATAGTCGCTGAACCGTGCAACACTCTTTTAGACGCGGTATGCACTTTTAAGTCGGATGTGCTGTCTAGTAATGGGTGTCCAAACGGTTTCGGAGCTTTAACCTATCGGCCTAGCGTGTGTTATGGTATTGATTGGAAGAAATCAAATCATGAAGAGGTTCATCTAAAAGAATacttacaaaatcaaaacctTCTTACACAAATTTTTGCAAAGTATGTGAcagagaaaaaacaaaacgatttttttaaaattgattatttctcGGATACTTTCGGAGACGAGTATTCTATTTTAATGAACCCGTTTGGAATTCTTAAAATCGTTGAAAAAGGTATGGAATGGCTTCCTGCTttaagtaaacaaaatatCGACCCAACAAATGCAATTGAAATGTTACTTAAAATGGATGAAAAGACCAATTCGTTATTATTAGTTGCTCTTAATAGGAAATACTTgtgggtaaataaaaaaaaattatcatggcataaaatgttttacataTACAGAATAcggtattttaaaaaaagcaaAGGTGGACCTCGTTTGGGAAAACAAAGAGCAAAATTACTCAATTTTTCAAGTTAA
- the LOC108026393 gene encoding LOW QUALITY PROTEIN: ubiquitin-like-conjugating enzyme ATG10 (The sequence of the model RefSeq protein was modified relative to this genomic sequence to represent the inferred CDS: substituted 1 base at 1 genomic stop codon), with translation MGDLSWKDFLSQAKQFLKIAQKLGDGWMLVEKDSDEPNTFLKFSQNIKDKSGALFNVEYHVVYSVSYQVPMMFFQGHRSDGSLVDLEATWKLFMPETKANELYQILTLMDHSVLFRPFMALHPCRTAEVLKXFGQPSSNQVLTFISLYGPHVKLNLQNAYGLGLKKKKYK, from the coding sequence ATGGGAGATTTAAGCTGGAAAGATTTTCTGAGTCAGGCTAAGCAGTTCCTTAAAATTGCACAGAAGTTGGGTGATGGTTGGATGCTGGTGGAGAAGGATTCGGATGAACCCAACACCTTCCTAAAGTTCAGTCAAAATATTAAGGATAAATCTGGGGCGTTGTTTAATGTGGAGTACCATGTGGTCTACAGTGTTTCCTATCAAGTTCCAATGATGTTTTTCCAGGGCCACAGATCTGATGGAAGCCTTGTGGATTTGGAGGCTACTTGGAAACTCTTCATGCCGGAAACCAAAGCCAACGAGCTCTACCAGATACTTACCCTAATGGACCATTCTGTGCTCTTTAGACCTTTCATGGCTCTGCATCCATGTCGTACCGCCGAGGTGCTCAAATAATTTGGACAGCCCAGTAGTAACCAAGTGCTAACTTTTATAAGTCTCTACGGTCCCCATGTCAAGTTAAACCTGCAAAATGCCTATGGCCTTggccttaaaaaaaaaaaatacaaatga